The Corallococcus exiguus genomic interval GGCCGGGTGATGATCACGAGCGGCAAGACGACGTTTGCCCGGCTCGACACGCCCTTTCGCGACATGCAGCTCGTCGATTTGCGGAAGTTCCTGATGGACTTCGTCCGGATGGTCTACCGCGTGCCACCCGAGATCGTCGGCGACGTGACGAGCAGTAACAAGGCGACGAGCTTCGCGGCACGCGAGCACCTGGCAGAGCAGGCGACGAAGCCGCGCGCCGAGGTCTTTCTCGCCGCGATCCAGAAGCACCTTGCACCCCGCTTCGACGACGACGTGATCCTTTCCTACGACTCGCCCGTTCCCGCCGACCGGGAGCACCGGCTGCGTGTGATGGGCACGCTTCCGAGCGCGTTCAGCTTCGACGAGTGGCGCACCGAAGCCGGGTTCAAGCCTCACCCCGAGCGTCAGGGCTTCGCCGAGCTGTTGCCTGGACAGAAGCCAAACGAGCCGCAGGACACGCCGACGCCGGCTGCGGGCAGCTCGGCCGAAGCGAACGCCGAAGCCATCAGCGGCGACTGAGCCACGCGCGAAATCCGCACCCATTTACCGGGTGCGATGCCGAACCCGCTCACACGCTCTCTTCAGCTCGCCGCCGTTCGGAAGGATGCGACCGCGCTGACCGCCGTCGAGGCCGGTAGCGATCGGCGCGTCTACACGTTCCGGGCGAGCGACGGCGACTTCGATCGCTACTCCGACCGGCTGAACGTCAGGGGTTGGAGGATCGACGGGTACAACGCGAACGGCGTCGTTCTCTTCAATCACGACGACGGCGCGCAGGCTGCACTCACGGGAGCTGAGCCGCCGCTTCCCATCGGCAAGGGGCGCGTCTACGTCGAGAACGACGCGCTGATGATCGACGTCGAATTCGACGACGAGGACGACTTCGCGCGCAAGGTCGAGCGCAAGGTCGCGAAGGGCATCCTCAACGCTGTCTCAGTCCGTTACCTGATGCTTCCGGGCCAGTACCGCGCGAACGATCGCGGCGGCTTCGATTGCGACGCTCAAGAGCTGCTCGAAGTCTCGGTCGTGACGATCCCGGGGAACGCTCGCGCTTTGCGCGCGAAGTCGCTCGACGGTGAAGGTGAAGACCTCGTCGAGCGTATCGCGAAGCGTGTCGTCGAGCTGCTCGAAGAGCGAGAGAGCGACGAGAACGACAAGCCTGACGCGAGCGACGAGCAGGGCGAAAAGCCAAACACTGGCGACGAGCCCGCCGCCCCGAACGAGAGCAAGCCCGATACGGGCGAGCCGCCGTCTGCCGATGCGCCAAAGGCAGACGACGAGGACGACAAGGCGAAGAGTCTCGACGCCGCCCAAGCCGCGAAGGTCTTCGTCGAGGCGTTCAAGGGCTACATCCGAGGGAGTGACAAGGAATGACTCGCAAGCAGATCGCGGAGATGGTGAAGGCACTCGGCCCCGAGGTTGCGCGTGAGCTGATCGACGCGGCGGCCCGAAGCGCCCCCGGCCGCGTGGTTACAGACAGGGCGACGCGCGAGAGCGGCGTCTACGCGAGCGCTGCAAACTTCGGCGCGTTCACGAAGAGCGTCATCGCCTTGGGTCGCCGCACGAGTGCAACCGAGCTGATCGACGCCGCGAAGCGCTTCGGCAATGCCGACGTGCAGAAGGCGGTTCA includes:
- a CDS encoding phage portal protein; the protein is GRVMITSGKTTFARLDTPFRDMQLVDLRKFLMDFVRMVYRVPPEIVGDVTSSNKATSFAAREHLAEQATKPRAEVFLAAIQKHLAPRFDDDVILSYDSPVPADREHRLRVMGTLPSAFSFDEWRTEAGFKPHPERQGFAELLPGQKPNEPQDTPTPAAGSSAEANAEAISGD
- a CDS encoding HK97 family phage prohead protease, with translation MPNPLTRSLQLAAVRKDATALTAVEAGSDRRVYTFRASDGDFDRYSDRLNVRGWRIDGYNANGVVLFNHDDGAQAALTGAEPPLPIGKGRVYVENDALMIDVEFDDEDDFARKVERKVAKGILNAVSVRYLMLPGQYRANDRGGFDCDAQELLEVSVVTIPGNARALRAKSLDGEGEDLVERIAKRVVELLEERESDENDKPDASDEQGEKPNTGDEPAAPNESKPDTGEPPSADAPKADDEDDKAKSLDAAQAAKVFVEAFKGYIRGSDKE